From the genome of Haloarcula limicola, one region includes:
- a CDS encoding lysylphosphatidylglycerol synthase transmembrane domain-containing protein: protein MPDSSGFDRRTLAKIGVGFLAAVMLVYLAGWVVGWDRILSTLATADYWWVALGCLSSTACLVVWAKAWDEVLDVLDVAIPYRALIVTYFAATFADYVTPFGKVGGNPFIAYMLSQDERISYEESLAGIVTADLLNLVPFFVFSGVGLAALALFGSVPSAAKPLVGGLSVVAVAVPLSVYGTYQYRDAFESVLTTVLSPVASWVDRVDVDSIRQRLDEFYARIDRIASHRGVLVSTLLYSFVGWLFFALPLYLAGQAVGVHIDPLLVLFLVPVSSLAGIAPTPGGVGGIVVVLAALMVALVPMKPSTAAAVALLYRVASYWFVIAISGVAAFYEIYRA from the coding sequence ATGCCAGACTCATCCGGGTTTGACAGGCGAACGCTGGCGAAGATCGGCGTCGGGTTCCTCGCCGCGGTCATGCTCGTCTACCTCGCCGGATGGGTCGTCGGCTGGGACCGGATCCTCTCGACGCTCGCCACGGCGGACTACTGGTGGGTGGCGCTCGGCTGCCTCTCGTCGACGGCCTGCCTCGTCGTCTGGGCCAAAGCCTGGGACGAGGTGCTCGATGTCCTCGACGTCGCCATCCCCTACCGAGCGCTGATCGTCACGTACTTCGCCGCCACGTTCGCCGACTACGTGACGCCGTTCGGCAAGGTCGGCGGCAACCCCTTCATCGCGTATATGCTCTCGCAGGACGAGCGGATCTCCTACGAGGAGAGCCTGGCGGGCATCGTCACGGCAGACCTGCTCAATCTCGTGCCGTTCTTCGTCTTCTCCGGCGTCGGGTTGGCCGCGCTGGCCCTCTTCGGGAGCGTGCCGTCGGCCGCCAAACCGCTCGTCGGCGGGCTCTCGGTCGTCGCCGTCGCCGTCCCTCTCAGCGTCTACGGGACCTACCAGTACCGGGACGCCTTCGAGTCCGTCCTCACGACGGTACTCTCTCCGGTCGCATCGTGGGTCGACAGGGTCGACGTCGACTCGATCCGACAGCGGCTCGACGAGTTCTACGCGCGGATCGATCGGATCGCCAGCCACCGGGGCGTGCTCGTCTCCACGCTCCTGTACTCGTTCGTCGGCTGGCTCTTCTTCGCGCTGCCGCTGTACCTCGCCGGACAGGCGGTCGGCGTCCACATCGACCCGCTCCTCGTGCTCTTTCTCGTCCCGGTGAGTTCGCTCGCGGGCATCGCTCCGACGCCGGGCGGCGTCGGCGGCATCGTGGTCGTCCTCGCGGCCCTGATGGTCGCGCTGGTCCCGATGAAACCGTCGACGGCGGCGGCGGTGGCGCTGCTCTACCGGGTCGCGAGCTACTGGTTCGTCATCGCGATCAGCGGAGTCGCCGCCTTTTACGAGATCTATCGCGCGTGA
- the aglF gene encoding UTP--glucose-1-phosphate uridylyltransferase AglF, with protein MKAVVLAAGEGTRLRPLTEDKPKGMVEVAGKPILTHCFEQLIELGADELLVVVGYKKQAIINHYEDTFDGVPITYAHQREQKGLAHALLTVEGHIDDDFMLMLGDNIFSANLSDVVNRQQEDRADAAFLVEEVPWDEASRYGVCDTNKYGEITEVVEKPDDPPSNLVMTGFYTFTPAIFHACHLVQPSDRGEYEISDAVDLLLHSGRTIDAIRMDGWRNDIGYPEDRDEAEKRLQGEVDPELAADAIASESE; from the coding sequence ATGAAAGCTGTCGTGCTCGCCGCCGGTGAGGGTACCCGCCTCCGCCCACTCACCGAGGACAAACCGAAGGGAATGGTCGAAGTCGCCGGGAAACCTATCCTGACGCATTGTTTCGAGCAGTTGATCGAACTGGGGGCCGACGAACTGCTCGTCGTCGTCGGCTACAAGAAGCAGGCGATCATCAACCACTACGAGGATACCTTCGACGGCGTCCCAATCACCTACGCCCACCAGCGCGAGCAAAAGGGGCTGGCCCACGCCCTCCTGACCGTCGAGGGCCACATCGACGACGACTTCATGCTGATGCTCGGGGACAACATCTTCAGCGCGAATCTCAGCGACGTCGTCAACCGTCAGCAGGAGGACCGGGCCGACGCCGCGTTCCTCGTCGAGGAAGTGCCGTGGGACGAGGCGAGTCGCTACGGCGTCTGTGACACCAACAAGTACGGCGAAATCACGGAGGTCGTCGAGAAACCCGACGACCCGCCATCTAATCTGGTGATGACCGGCTTCTATACGTTCACGCCGGCGATCTTCCACGCCTGTCACCTCGTCCAGCCCTCCGACCGCGGCGAGTACGAGATCAGCGACGCCGTCGACCTCCTGCTTCACTCGGGTCGAACAATCGACGCCATCCGCATGGACGGCTGGCGCAACGACATCGGCTATCCGGAGGACCGCGACGAGGCCGAGAAACGCCTGCAGGGCGAGGTCGACCCCGAACTGGCCGCCGACGCTATCGCTTCCGAGAGCGAATAG
- a CDS encoding glycoside hydrolase family 99-like domain-containing protein has product MSDSTPLLGTYSSDESAVISQHIQWLALYGINWLSASWWGKDSYSDTILRDHIISSRFIDSISFSILYETKSLLDGGNLDSDENRQKLINDVRYLSETYFDHEQYLLLDGRPVLFLYGAGTLSGDVAAALEAVEDAVGIEIFFIGDIVGWQTPVESGDIPYDAISPYTMYTSNPPGNLAPKKMDRWFSEYVEEYYRRWSLIASETDVPLIPLSMPGFDDRSVRPEVENPVIERSVGRFEELSSIAGEYSDSSLDAVMVTSFNEWPEATQIEPTDGYLDDYLKVVPETLAVTQPSFDPKQFVPITIKFSSTVSESEIVPDGKNDRELAFRCFRLQLIDEDELSLAPFDVGKVRYEPAFVEGVYYPEWRNSTTWRWFGGPMSQTRFYIPKAIADVAAELVLSGKIAPGRDNIDAIIEFNGKQTDRLTLNDYRSYSCSLESD; this is encoded by the coding sequence GTGTCTGATTCCACGCCACTATTGGGGACGTACAGTTCCGATGAATCAGCGGTTATCTCACAACACATTCAGTGGCTAGCTCTGTATGGAATCAACTGGCTCTCAGCGAGTTGGTGGGGAAAAGACAGTTACTCCGATACGATACTGCGAGACCATATTATCAGTTCGCGGTTCATCGATTCGATTTCGTTCTCGATCTTGTACGAGACGAAGAGCCTACTTGACGGTGGTAACTTAGATTCGGACGAGAATAGGCAAAAGCTGATAAACGACGTCAGATACCTCTCGGAGACGTACTTCGACCACGAGCAGTATCTACTTCTCGATGGCCGCCCCGTCCTCTTTCTATATGGTGCAGGCACTCTCTCAGGCGACGTCGCAGCAGCGCTTGAAGCAGTTGAGGACGCAGTGGGAATCGAGATTTTCTTTATTGGTGATATCGTTGGGTGGCAAACTCCCGTCGAGTCGGGCGATATTCCGTACGACGCGATCTCTCCGTACACGATGTATACCTCGAATCCGCCGGGAAATCTAGCGCCGAAAAAGATGGACCGGTGGTTTAGCGAATACGTCGAGGAATACTATCGCAGATGGAGTCTCATCGCGTCTGAGACCGATGTGCCGCTGATTCCCTTATCGATGCCTGGGTTCGATGACCGGAGTGTCCGCCCGGAGGTTGAGAATCCCGTGATCGAACGCTCTGTCGGCCGGTTCGAGGAACTCTCGTCTATCGCTGGGGAATACTCCGACTCATCGCTTGATGCCGTGATGGTCACATCATTTAACGAATGGCCAGAGGCGACCCAAATTGAACCGACGGACGGCTACCTGGATGACTATTTGAAGGTAGTTCCCGAGACACTTGCAGTCACCCAACCGTCCTTCGATCCGAAGCAATTCGTGCCAATTACCATCAAATTCTCCAGTACCGTCTCAGAATCAGAGATCGTGCCCGATGGCAAGAATGACCGAGAACTGGCGTTTCGATGTTTCCGATTACAGCTTATCGACGAGGACGAATTATCGCTTGCCCCCTTCGACGTTGGTAAGGTTCGATATGAACCAGCCTTTGTGGAAGGCGTCTATTATCCCGAATGGCGGAATTCGACGACATGGCGCTGGTTCGGTGGGCCGATGTCACAGACGCGTTTCTACATTCCAAAGGCGATCGCAGATGTCGCTGCCGAACTGGTCTTGTCTGGGAAAATCGCGCCGGGGAGAGACAATATCGACGCAATAATCGAATTCAACGGGAAGCAGACGGACCGCCTCACGCTTAATGACTATCGCTCCTACTCCTGTTCGCTCGAAAGTGACTAA
- a CDS encoding Gfo/Idh/MocA family protein: protein MTIRAGIVGAGDIALDRHLPTYRDTSGVTVSGVYDRNPDTLGMAVETHGVTPVHSLTDLHSISDLIVICTPPWAHHDIAVDALSAGCDVLTEKPLAVTVDQADNMIATANDTGQSLSVVNNFLYLDSVQRAKRLIRAGAYGSVMKMHALQFRQFDHDSHSPDWFEKLPGGMFWDESPHMMYLLREFLGDLSVESVRTEPRDGPKQEHNIYARFTGQADTAGKLVMDFDSPITEWWLLLFCEEGLLCVDLFRDVLVQLTKEADHSASRVLSVLLNTVWQLTAGTVVSGTNRVRERVLHGYRVPDAGLSRQVASVIDALEANQQPPASPIDGRSDLEIMANIVSAGDL from the coding sequence ATGACGATTCGGGCAGGTATTGTGGGCGCTGGAGATATCGCCCTCGACCGTCATCTCCCCACGTATAGAGATACGAGCGGCGTAACGGTGAGTGGAGTATATGATCGAAACCCAGACACACTCGGCATGGCTGTAGAAACGCACGGTGTCACACCCGTGCATTCGCTTACGGACTTACATTCGATATCCGACCTAATCGTAATCTGTACGCCGCCGTGGGCACATCACGATATCGCTGTAGATGCTCTCTCTGCCGGATGTGACGTACTCACAGAGAAGCCGCTTGCAGTTACGGTAGACCAAGCCGATAACATGATTGCTACCGCGAACGATACGGGACAGTCCCTCTCAGTTGTTAACAATTTCTTATACCTCGATTCAGTACAGCGCGCGAAACGGCTGATTCGGGCTGGAGCCTACGGTTCTGTGATGAAGATGCACGCGCTCCAGTTTCGGCAGTTCGACCACGATTCACACAGTCCGGACTGGTTCGAAAAACTCCCCGGTGGGATGTTTTGGGACGAAAGTCCACATATGATGTATTTGCTGCGGGAATTTCTTGGCGATCTTTCGGTCGAGTCTGTTCGCACCGAACCGCGGGATGGGCCAAAACAAGAGCACAATATCTATGCGAGATTCACCGGGCAAGCCGACACAGCGGGGAAACTCGTCATGGATTTCGACTCGCCAATCACAGAGTGGTGGCTGTTGCTTTTCTGCGAGGAGGGGCTCCTCTGTGTCGACCTATTCCGAGATGTCCTCGTTCAGTTGACGAAAGAAGCAGATCACTCAGCATCCCGCGTCCTTTCGGTCCTCCTTAATACCGTCTGGCAACTGACCGCAGGAACAGTAGTATCAGGGACAAACCGTGTCCGAGAACGAGTTCTTCACGGGTACCGTGTCCCCGATGCTGGACTTTCTCGGCAAGTTGCCTCCGTCATCGACGCTCTCGAAGCGAATCAGCAACCGCCAGCGTCCCCCATCGATGGACGTTCTGACCTCGAAATTATGGCGAATATTGTCTCTGCCGGCGACTTGTGA
- a CDS encoding glycosyltransferase family 4 protein, translating into MNIALLSNLYPPEVIGGAERHVQCVAERLVERDHQVSVITTGTDLDGDHNQFNRENINGVNVYRFEPFTVYTPLEHQDAPRWQKPIQHFADLWNPHVYWMVKKCLSSVRPDISHIHNFGGLSNAVFPASSLYSDVLHTIHDYSLVSPHASMFTNGKIIEPGLASRVYQRFNRLTVEPYLDYATAPSQFMLDMHRQYGLLENIESGRLRLGIEHTNEYTNWEPTDNEFRCLFAGQLTYQKGVDVLIDAFSNFTAPTAPTARLDILGKGPERETLESSVDDTRITFHGFVSEAELHERFKDAHLTIVPSRWYDNSPMVIYESFMHGTPVLGAEIGGIPELIEEGTTGYLFEPEDPEKLRVSLKRAEQDIDESIHSNVCARAQELTLTKHVEDLIELYEGLV; encoded by the coding sequence ATGAATATTGCTCTCCTCTCGAATCTGTATCCTCCCGAGGTCATTGGTGGTGCTGAACGACACGTTCAGTGCGTGGCCGAGCGACTGGTTGAACGCGATCACCAGGTCTCGGTCATCACAACGGGCACAGACCTGGACGGAGACCACAATCAGTTCAATCGTGAAAATATAAATGGAGTCAACGTCTACCGATTTGAGCCGTTTACTGTTTATACTCCCTTGGAACATCAAGACGCACCGCGGTGGCAGAAACCGATACAGCATTTTGCAGATTTGTGGAATCCACACGTATACTGGATGGTCAAAAAATGTTTATCAAGTGTCAGACCAGATATTAGTCACATACACAATTTTGGAGGGCTTTCAAATGCCGTCTTTCCGGCAAGTTCGCTATATTCAGATGTGCTCCATACAATACACGACTATTCTCTTGTCAGTCCACATGCGAGTATGTTTACTAATGGCAAAATCATTGAGCCCGGACTGGCTAGCAGAGTGTATCAGCGGTTTAACCGACTGACCGTAGAACCGTATCTCGATTACGCTACCGCACCCTCTCAATTCATGCTAGATATGCATCGCCAATACGGGCTTCTCGAAAATATCGAGTCGGGACGCTTACGGCTTGGAATCGAACACACAAATGAGTATACGAACTGGGAACCGACGGATAATGAGTTCCGTTGTCTCTTTGCGGGACAGCTCACGTATCAAAAAGGTGTGGACGTGCTCATCGACGCTTTCTCAAATTTCACTGCGCCCACTGCTCCCACTGCTCGTCTCGACATTCTCGGGAAGGGGCCGGAACGGGAGACGCTAGAATCGTCTGTCGATGATACGCGGATTACGTTCCATGGTTTCGTCTCGGAAGCCGAACTTCATGAGCGGTTCAAAGACGCACATTTGACTATTGTCCCATCAAGATGGTACGACAATTCACCGATGGTCATCTATGAGAGCTTCATGCACGGAACACCTGTTCTCGGTGCTGAAATCGGTGGTATCCCAGAGCTCATCGAGGAGGGGACCACGGGTTATCTCTTCGAGCCGGAAGATCCGGAAAAGCTGAGGGTATCACTCAAGAGAGCCGAGCAAGATATCGATGAATCAATTCATAGCAATGTGTGTGCACGGGCGCAGGAGCTCACACTCACAAAACATGTCGAAGATCTTATTGAGTTATATGAGGGGTTAGTGTAA
- a CDS encoding glycosyltransferase family 2 protein, producing the protein MTRTRHRDTPTVSVILPTYNRPELLGRAVDSVLSQTHRAIECIVVDSASMTPASQALADVADERLTIIRLEDDDGLQHAKNVGIGNATGEYLAFLDDDDVWLPEKLERQLRFVNARQVDGCVTLKRVVDEEGTTIPDTGYMSRYRALMGDLKTQPMSTLLIRRKPVTEIDGFDESFPFQHEDREFCVRILDRASIGVLEAPLIEVHRDGRTPFPEPDALIEGKRALLNKHEELLSSFSLLDQRRILSFNRLELALSLCHHGEPKRSLALFRRALVPPVLSPQQYLFYLAVFSRTLFSNGVRGYVPFVEQTEAE; encoded by the coding sequence ATGACTCGAACGCGCCATCGAGATACGCCGACAGTCAGCGTTATCCTGCCCACCTACAATAGGCCGGAACTATTGGGTCGCGCAGTCGACAGCGTCCTGAGTCAGACCCATCGTGCTATAGAATGCATCGTCGTCGATTCGGCATCGATGACGCCGGCCAGCCAAGCCCTCGCGGATGTTGCGGACGAGCGGCTAACCATTATTCGACTCGAGGACGACGATGGTCTGCAGCACGCGAAGAACGTCGGTATCGGGAATGCGACCGGTGAGTATCTGGCGTTCTTGGACGACGATGACGTCTGGTTACCGGAAAAGCTCGAACGACAACTTCGCTTCGTGAACGCTCGTCAGGTCGACGGGTGCGTCACACTCAAACGGGTGGTCGACGAGGAAGGAACGACGATTCCAGATACCGGATATATGAGTCGCTATCGTGCCCTAATGGGTGACTTAAAGACACAGCCGATGTCGACACTGCTCATCAGACGCAAACCGGTAACGGAGATAGACGGCTTCGATGAGTCCTTTCCGTTTCAGCATGAGGATAGAGAGTTCTGCGTCCGAATTCTCGATCGAGCGTCCATCGGCGTCCTCGAGGCACCACTTATCGAGGTCCATCGGGATGGACGGACGCCATTTCCAGAGCCAGACGCCCTCATCGAGGGTAAGCGAGCGTTGCTGAATAAACACGAGGAGCTCCTCTCGTCGTTTAGCCTGCTTGACCAGCGTCGAATACTCTCGTTCAACCGTCTCGAACTGGCCCTGTCGCTGTGCCATCACGGCGAGCCCAAGCGAAGCCTGGCCCTCTTTCGGCGTGCGCTTGTTCCTCCTGTGTTATCCCCGCAACAGTATCTATTCTATCTCGCGGTGTTCTCAAGGACGCTGTTCTCGAATGGGGTCCGTGGATATGTGCCGTTCGTCGAACAGACTGAAGCGGAGTGA